The DNA window CGGGTCTGGGATCCCGCCCGGGCAGAAAAGTGCTGGTGCGCATCGACGGGGCCGGGGGAACGAAGGAGACCGTGGGGTTCCTCGCCCGCCGCCGGGTCTCCTACAGCGTGGGCTTCAAGCTCCCCGACCGCACGCCGCAGATCTACCGCACCATCCCCGCCGAGGCGTGGTCACCCGCGTACAACGCCGACGGAGACCCCAGGGAGGGGGCGGACGTGGCCGAGATCACCGACCTGCTGGACCTGACCGGATGGCCCGACGGCATGCGGGTCATCATGCGCCGCGAAAGACCCCACCCCGGGGCGCGGCTGCGCTTCGACGACGTCGACGGATACCGGCTCACCGCCCTGGCCACCAACACGCGCACCGGCCAGCTCGCCGACCTCGAAGTCAGGCACCGGCTGCGGGCCAGATGCGAGGACCGCATCAGATGCGCCAAGGACACCGGACTCGACCGCCTCCCCCTGCAGGGCTTGGCCGCCAACCGCATCTGGTGCCAGATCGTGGCCCTGGCCCACGACATCCTCGCCTGGACCCAGATGCTCGCCCTGACCGGCCACCCCGCCAGACGCTGGGAGCCCAGGACGATCCGCCTGCGACTGATGCACATCCCCGCCACCATCGCCCGCCACGCCCGCCGCACCCTCATCCGCTACAGGGCCGACCACCCCTGGACCCGCCTCCTGCTCCAAGGCATCGGACGCCTCCAGACCCTGCCCGCACCCTGACGAGCGGCCCCGCCCCTGAGAACGCCCCCTGACCCCGGGCCCCCCCGACACCGACCACCGCGCCCCACCACGCGCGGCGGACCACCACACCCGCATGCCACAATCAGCCC is part of the Actinomyces sp. oral taxon 414 genome and encodes:
- a CDS encoding IS1380 family transposase; translation: MVNGTGLYPQAGVEAGEVPAVGPAGAGLLTGTIRAVGLDVGLSGALAPWRKPLAVHDPGKIMADLALCAALGGRCLSDLAVLRSQGELFGSVASDPTVCRLMKTLAGDVEAVEAAVEAVRGEVRRRVWDLAGEHAPTAGISAASPLVIDVDATLVEAHSAKEGAAPTFKGGFGYHPLTAWFDHGPHGAGECAAIMLRPGNAGANTAADHIEVISRALDQAGLGSRPGRKVLVRIDGAGGTKETVGFLARRRVSYSVGFKLPDRTPQIYRTIPAEAWSPAYNADGDPREGADVAEITDLLDLTGWPDGMRVIMRRERPHPGARLRFDDVDGYRLTALATNTRTGQLADLEVRHRLRARCEDRIRCAKDTGLDRLPLQGLAANRIWCQIVALAHDILAWTQMLALTGHPARRWEPRTIRLRLMHIPATIARHARRTLIRYRADHPWTRLLLQGIGRLQTLPAP